The following are encoded in a window of Patescibacteria group bacterium genomic DNA:
- a CDS encoding B12-binding domain-containing radical SAM protein: MKIILTTTPQAQGDLERAGLPFLGIGYVSRHLLNDGHDVKIVDAHTHLWDVDKTVEEILKLKPDAVGVTGSTNNRFQAIELIRALKCRKPDLFIFAGGAHFSLTHEDAMDKVNELDAIVRGEGEVTTVELIRALEGRVKIENVLGVTYRKFPISNFQFPNKFQTLKPKSQILNVDGYVVNPTRPLTENIDELMTPAWELFDMELYQRTMDDTNIRSVGVISSRGCPNRCVFCSNAVFGLGRLRLRSPEKFIDEVEYLHKNFGYSGFDFWDDTMTISKEHVRAICDEIKKRKLNIKWYARARVNTVDKELLKYMYDAGCIRISYGVESGSPRILKIIKKNITLKQVRQAVRWSSEVGMLVTVNFMVNLPYERWDDLRMTVDLMKELKQIPRVNPCYGFTIVYPGTEMESWARKESWMPADFSWNSPYESKKYKIAGVDKSLPLLEMQGMEIERVKAYMTRNLGGAGLWKKAWVKLKKVKSWDEFVSLVRAGFKIINN, encoded by the coding sequence ATGAAGATAATACTAACCACAACCCCTCAAGCTCAAGGCGACCTGGAACGCGCAGGTTTGCCGTTTCTTGGCATTGGCTATGTGTCCAGGCATTTGTTAAACGATGGGCATGACGTGAAAATTGTTGACGCGCATACGCATCTTTGGGATGTGGACAAAACTGTTGAGGAGATTTTGAAATTGAAGCCGGATGCGGTGGGGGTGACAGGTTCTACGAATAATCGGTTTCAGGCGATTGAGTTGATTAGGGCGTTGAAGTGTCGTAAACCTGACTTATTTATTTTTGCTGGAGGCGCGCATTTTTCTTTGACGCATGAAGATGCGATGGACAAGGTGAATGAATTGGATGCGATTGTACGTGGCGAAGGCGAGGTGACTACGGTTGAATTGATTAGAGCGCTGGAAGGGAGAGTAAAAATTGAAAATGTATTGGGAGTTACTTACAGAAAATTTCCAATTTCCAATTTCCAATTTCCAAATAAATTTCAAACTTTAAAGCCCAAATCACAAATCTTGAATGTGGATGGCTATGTCGTTAATCCCACCCGTCCTTTGACCGAGAATATTGACGAATTGATGACGCCAGCCTGGGAGCTATTTGATATGGAGCTGTATCAGCGGACAATGGATGATACAAATATCCGGTCCGTGGGCGTGATTAGTTCGCGGGGTTGCCCGAATCGTTGCGTGTTTTGTTCTAATGCGGTGTTTGGGTTGGGTCGGTTGAGATTGCGAAGTCCGGAAAAATTTATAGACGAGGTTGAATATCTGCATAAGAATTTTGGATATTCTGGCTTTGATTTTTGGGATGATACAATGACAATTTCCAAAGAACATGTGCGAGCGATTTGCGATGAGATTAAAAAAAGAAAATTGAATATAAAATGGTATGCTCGGGCGCGGGTGAATACGGTTGATAAAGAGTTGTTAAAATATATGTATGATGCCGGGTGTATCAGGATTAGTTATGGAGTGGAATCCGGGAGCCCGAGGATTTTAAAGATTATAAAGAAAAACATTACTTTGAAACAAGTGCGGCAGGCAGTGCGCTGGTCAAGTGAAGTGGGGATGTTAGTAACTGTAAATTTTATGGTCAATTTGCCGTATGAGCGTTGGGATGATTTGCGGATGACGGTTGACTTGATGAAGGAGTTGAAGCAGATTCCTCGGGTAAATCCTTGCTATGGTTTTACGATTGTTTATCCCGGAACAGAGATGGAGAGTTGGGCAAGAAAAGAGAGTTGGATGCCGGCGGATTTTTCCTGGAACTCGCCGTACGAATCAAAGAAATATAAAATTGCCGGGGTGGATAAAAGCTTGCCGTTACTTGAGATGCAGGGAATGGAGATTGAGCGGGTGAAGGCGTATATGACGAGGAATCTTGGTGGCGCTGGTTTGTGGAAGAAGGCGTGGGTGAAGTTGAAGAAGGTCAAATCTTGGGATGAGTTTGTGAGTTTGGTTAGAGCGGGTTTTAAAATAATTAATAATTGA
- a CDS encoding four helix bundle protein has protein sequence MAKEVKKIGDLTAYVVADELADYVWDIVIKWDWFAKKTVGDQFVRAIDSIGSNIAEGFGRFHFSDKVKFFHYSRASVFESQFWTKKSLKRKLLIDEQYNHIIGELRKLPKEINILIKINKDSKKNY, from the coding sequence ATGGCTAAGGAGGTTAAAAAAATAGGGGACTTGACTGCTTATGTGGTTGCTGATGAGTTAGCTGATTATGTTTGGGATATTGTAATAAAATGGGATTGGTTTGCGAAAAAGACAGTAGGGGATCAGTTTGTCAGGGCTATAGATTCTATTGGTTCGAATATTGCAGAAGGTTTTGGCAGGTTTCATTTTTCGGACAAAGTTAAGTTTTTCCATTATTCCAGAGCATCGGTATTTGAATCGCAGTTTTGGACTAAGAAATCATTAAAAAGAAAATTATTAATAGATGAACAGTATAATCACATCATTGGTGAATTGAGAAAACTTCCTAAAGAGATAAATATTTTAATCAAGATAAACAAAGATTCCAAAAAGAATTATTAA